A genome region from Candidatus Zixiibacteriota bacterium includes the following:
- a CDS encoding YfiT family bacillithiol transferase yields the protein MLTAQERQEMIACIRRLPEILEAAVKGLNDQQLDTPYGEGKWTVRQVVHHVADSHMVAFGRIKLILTEEKPQIKPYNQEEWAKLPDVLQVPIDPSLAIINGLHQRWSTLLAALPADAWRRPAFHPEHGDMILDDFLRIYSHHGESHVASITRLRAAKGW from the coding sequence ATGCTCACAGCACAAGAACGCCAGGAAATGATTGCCTGTATCCGGCGGCTGCCGGAAATTCTGGAAGCGGCCGTAAAGGGGCTGAACGATCAGCAGCTCGACACGCCCTATGGTGAGGGGAAATGGACGGTGCGGCAGGTGGTGCACCATGTGGCCGACTCGCACATGGTGGCCTTTGGGCGGATCAAACTCATCCTCACCGAGGAGAAGCCGCAGATCAAGCCGTACAATCAAGAAGAGTGGGCCAAACTCCCGGATGTGCTGCAGGTTCCGATTGACCCATCGCTGGCGATCATCAACGGTCTGCACCAGCGCTGGAGCACTTTGTTAGCCGCATTGCCGGCGGACGCATGGCGGCGCCCGGCTTTTCATCCCGAGCACGGCGACATGATCCTCGACGATTTCCTGCGCATCTACTCGCATCACGGCGAGAGTCATGTGGCATCGATCACACGTCTGCGCGCGGCGAAGGGATGGTAG
- the pyrF gene encoding orotidine-5'-phosphate decarboxylase, which translates to MGDCLEKLGRRFETTGARLCIGLDPDRAKMPAIMAQGPSPLFEFCRRIVVTTAPYAAAYKPNLAFFEAQGSDGIAQLEELVAEIPEEIPVILDAKRGDIGNTAAMYARFVFEHLDGDGTTVSPYLGGDSLEPFFAYPGKLPFVLCLTSNPGSDDLQTLVADHRPVFQHVIALAERHRKPFGLVVGARHAGLLQEVRRLAPMAPLLIPGIGAQGGDLYESLRIAAAGRAPVLINVSRDILYASSGEDFAEAAAAKARWYAEEMKRILSSR; encoded by the coding sequence ATGGGCGACTGCTTGGAGAAGCTGGGTCGGCGATTCGAAACGACCGGTGCGCGACTCTGCATCGGACTCGATCCCGATCGGGCGAAGATGCCGGCTATCATGGCACAAGGACCAAGCCCGCTCTTTGAGTTCTGCCGTCGGATCGTCGTCACGACCGCCCCCTATGCCGCCGCGTACAAGCCGAATCTCGCCTTCTTCGAAGCCCAGGGCTCGGATGGGATTGCGCAGTTGGAGGAACTCGTCGCTGAGATCCCAGAGGAGATTCCGGTGATCCTCGACGCCAAGCGCGGCGACATCGGCAACACGGCGGCGATGTACGCGAGATTCGTTTTTGAGCACTTGGATGGGGATGGGACCACAGTGAGCCCATACTTGGGTGGCGACTCGCTGGAGCCGTTTTTTGCCTATCCGGGCAAGCTCCCCTTCGTGCTCTGCCTGACCTCGAATCCCGGCTCTGATGATTTGCAGACGCTTGTGGCCGACCATCGCCCGGTCTTTCAGCATGTCATCGCGCTGGCAGAACGCCACCGCAAACCATTTGGCCTGGTGGTCGGTGCCCGCCACGCGGGGCTATTGCAAGAGGTGCGTCGCTTGGCCCCCATGGCCCCGCTCCTCATCCCGGGCATCGGTGCCCAAGGCGGCGATCTGTATGAATCACTGCGGATTGCGGCGGCCGGTAGGGCACCGGTTCTAATCAATGTCTCGCGGGACATCCTCTATGCCTCCTCCGGCGAGGATTTCGCCGAGGCGGCGGCTGCCAAAGCGCGTTGGTATGCCGAAGAGATGAAGCGGATACTTTCAAGCCGGTAG
- a CDS encoding acetate--CoA ligase family protein, which translates to MHTPEGLDKIFRPRSVAVIGATARAGTIGQVITHNLVAHGFTGPVFPVNPSAGVIHSIKCYPSILDVPDPVDMAVIIVRKDLVLSTVEDCGRKGVGGVVVVTAGYREVGEEGARDERELWDRAQHYGMRMVGPNCFGVFNTDPAVSLNATFSRTHPLAGGVAFMTQSGSLGEAVLNHARRLGIGFSMFASVGNKADISGTTMLNYWKDDPATRIILLYLESFGDTAAFAQVAREVSRTKPIIAVKAGRTGAGARATMSHTGALSGGDVGVDALFDHCGILRVDTMEEMFDLVGALNVQPLPRGKRVAILTNAGGPAILATDAAAALGLDVVRLAPQTVATLKAHLPPAAATGNPVDMIASATSDQYRMALRTLFADPNVDAVLCIFIPPIMIDEHSVAEAIIDAHHGIDKPMVACMMGAGDQFAAVRSLKDAGIPVYTFPEEMAAVCAGMDACRDLRERPAIIAPPTPPEVDHAARSLATWAREGQTQIPSGQALALLAQCGIPIARPLPTRDQAEALEVARTVGYPIALKLEAGELLHKTEIGAVITDVRDEQELARHYRTLQQRAGEHHLTDAHVVVQPMVTGGVELVLGIVRDPTFGPMVMCGLGGILVEAARDVVFRLPPITRDVAREMLGRLHGKKLLEGFRGAPPVDLEPVVSTLVTLSHLASAVPGLEELDINPFVARPAGVPSLAVDARIVLTTSG; encoded by the coding sequence ATGCACACACCGGAAGGACTCGACAAGATCTTCCGCCCCCGGTCGGTGGCGGTGATCGGCGCCACCGCGCGTGCGGGGACGATCGGACAGGTCATCACCCACAACCTGGTCGCCCACGGCTTCACCGGGCCGGTCTTCCCGGTCAATCCCTCCGCCGGTGTGATCCATTCGATCAAGTGCTATCCATCGATTCTCGACGTCCCCGATCCGGTCGATATGGCCGTGATCATCGTCCGCAAGGACCTTGTTCTGTCCACCGTGGAGGATTGCGGCCGTAAGGGCGTGGGCGGCGTGGTCGTGGTCACCGCCGGTTACCGGGAAGTGGGAGAAGAGGGTGCCAGAGACGAACGCGAGCTCTGGGACCGGGCGCAGCACTATGGGATGCGGATGGTCGGCCCCAACTGTTTCGGGGTCTTCAACACCGATCCGGCGGTGTCGTTGAATGCCACATTCTCACGGACCCATCCTCTGGCCGGGGGCGTCGCGTTCATGACCCAGTCGGGTTCTCTGGGGGAGGCGGTGCTCAATCATGCCCGGCGCTTGGGAATCGGTTTTTCGATGTTTGCCTCGGTGGGCAACAAGGCGGACATCTCCGGCACCACCATGCTCAACTACTGGAAGGACGATCCGGCCACGCGGATCATCCTGTTGTACTTGGAGAGTTTCGGCGACACCGCCGCTTTCGCCCAGGTGGCGCGGGAGGTCAGCCGTACGAAACCGATCATCGCGGTCAAGGCCGGCCGGACCGGGGCCGGGGCGCGTGCCACCATGTCGCACACCGGGGCGCTCTCCGGCGGCGATGTCGGCGTCGATGCGCTCTTTGACCATTGCGGCATCCTTCGCGTGGACACGATGGAGGAGATGTTCGACCTGGTCGGGGCGCTCAATGTGCAGCCGCTGCCCAGAGGCAAACGGGTGGCCATTCTGACCAATGCCGGCGGCCCTGCCATTTTGGCCACTGATGCTGCCGCGGCGCTGGGGCTCGATGTCGTGCGGCTGGCGCCGCAGACGGTGGCCACGCTGAAGGCCCATCTCCCACCAGCGGCCGCCACCGGCAATCCGGTCGACATGATCGCCTCGGCGACCAGCGACCAATACCGGATGGCCTTGCGCACCCTCTTCGCCGACCCGAATGTCGACGCCGTCCTGTGCATCTTCATCCCACCGATCATGATCGACGAGCACTCCGTGGCAGAGGCGATCATCGATGCCCACCACGGGATCGACAAGCCGATGGTGGCCTGCATGATGGGTGCCGGCGACCAGTTTGCGGCGGTCCGCAGTCTGAAGGATGCCGGCATCCCCGTCTATACCTTCCCGGAAGAGATGGCGGCGGTGTGCGCCGGGATGGATGCCTGCCGGGATCTGCGCGAGCGCCCAGCCATCATCGCGCCGCCGACCCCGCCTGAGGTCGATCATGCCGCCCGTTCACTCGCCACTTGGGCACGTGAAGGCCAAACACAGATTCCCTCGGGTCAGGCACTGGCCCTGCTGGCGCAATGCGGGATCCCCATCGCCCGTCCCCTCCCGACTCGTGACCAGGCGGAGGCATTGGAGGTGGCACGCACTGTCGGCTATCCGATTGCTCTCAAGCTGGAGGCCGGTGAATTGCTGCACAAGACGGAGATCGGCGCGGTCATCACCGACGTGCGCGACGAACAGGAGCTGGCACGGCATTATCGGACCCTGCAGCAGCGGGCGGGTGAACACCACCTCACCGATGCCCATGTCGTCGTACAGCCGATGGTCACCGGCGGCGTGGAATTGGTGCTGGGCATCGTGCGCGACCCGACCTTCGGACCGATGGTCATGTGCGGGCTGGGGGGAATCCTCGTGGAGGCGGCGCGCGACGTCGTCTTCCGGCTTCCTCCGATCACGCGCGACGTCGCTCGCGAGATGTTGGGACGATTGCACGGAAAGAAGCTCCTCGAAGGGTTTCGTGGCGCGCCACCGGTCGATCTTGAACCGGTCGTGTCCACTCTCGTCACGCTCTCGCACCTCGCGAGTGCTGTTCCCGGACTGGAGGAGCTGGACATCAATCCCTTTGTCGCCCGGCCGGCCGGTGTGCCGTCGTTGGCTGTGGATGCACGCATCGTTCTGACGACAAGCGGATGA
- the pruA gene encoding L-glutamate gamma-semialdehyde dehydrogenase, with product MLNAIIQVPEPKNEPVKSYAPGSPERAELQKEIERQRRMQIEIPLVIGGEEVRSGQMADCRMPHQHGHLLARYHKASREHVQRAIAAAKAVQPAWAALDWEHRAAIMLKAADLLAGPYRQILNAATMNGQSKNPFQAEIDSACELIDFYRFNPFYARQIYAQQPNSAPGIWDYVEHRPLEGFVFAVTPFNFTSIAGNLPTAPVLMGNVALWKPASSAVYSAYWLMQMFKEAGLPPGVINFVPGSGGEVGDPAVDSPELAGVHFTGSTSVFQAMWKRIGTNIAHYRSYPRIVGETGGKDFVFAHPSADVEALVVALLRGAFEYQGQKCSAASRAYIPESLWPKVKERMGDELAQMKMGDPADFGNFINAVIDKAAFDSIKGYIDFAKSSGDAKVIFGGQCDDSVGYFITPTVVQTTNPKFKLICEEIFGPVLTIFVYPDNKLDDTLAQCDVASPYALTGAVFAQDRYAIAKMARALTYTAGNFYINDKPTGAVVGQQPFGGARASGTNDKAGSMINLLRWLSPRAVKETFVPPRDWRYPFLG from the coding sequence ATGCTGAATGCCATCATCCAAGTCCCTGAGCCGAAGAATGAACCGGTGAAATCGTATGCCCCCGGTTCTCCCGAACGGGCCGAATTGCAGAAGGAGATCGAACGGCAGCGCCGCATGCAGATCGAGATTCCGTTGGTGATCGGCGGCGAAGAAGTCCGAAGCGGCCAGATGGCCGACTGCCGCATGCCGCACCAGCATGGCCACTTGCTGGCACGGTATCACAAGGCGTCGCGTGAGCATGTGCAGCGGGCCATTGCGGCCGCGAAAGCCGTGCAACCCGCCTGGGCGGCGCTCGATTGGGAGCACCGCGCCGCGATCATGCTCAAGGCGGCCGATCTGCTGGCGGGGCCATACCGGCAGATTCTCAACGCCGCCACCATGAACGGCCAGAGCAAGAATCCCTTCCAGGCCGAGATCGACTCGGCCTGTGAGTTGATCGACTTCTACCGCTTCAATCCGTTCTATGCGCGCCAGATCTATGCCCAACAGCCGAATTCCGCGCCGGGAATCTGGGACTATGTCGAGCATCGGCCGCTGGAGGGTTTCGTTTTTGCGGTGACGCCGTTCAACTTCACGTCGATTGCGGGGAATCTCCCCACCGCGCCGGTGTTGATGGGGAATGTCGCGCTGTGGAAGCCCGCGTCGAGCGCGGTGTACTCGGCGTATTGGCTGATGCAGATGTTCAAAGAGGCGGGTTTGCCGCCCGGCGTGATCAATTTCGTCCCCGGCTCGGGTGGCGAGGTCGGCGATCCGGCGGTCGACTCTCCCGAATTGGCGGGCGTGCACTTCACCGGCTCGACCTCGGTCTTCCAGGCGATGTGGAAGCGGATCGGCACTAACATCGCCCACTATCGCTCCTATCCACGAATTGTCGGCGAGACCGGCGGCAAAGACTTCGTGTTCGCGCATCCCTCCGCAGACGTTGAGGCGCTGGTTGTCGCGCTGTTGCGCGGCGCCTTCGAGTATCAGGGGCAGAAATGCTCGGCCGCCTCGCGCGCCTACATCCCCGAATCGCTCTGGCCGAAGGTCAAGGAACGCATGGGCGATGAACTGGCGCAGATGAAGATGGGCGACCCCGCCGACTTCGGCAACTTCATCAATGCCGTGATCGACAAGGCGGCGTTCGACTCGATCAAGGGGTACATCGACTTCGCGAAGTCATCGGGCGATGCCAAGGTCATCTTCGGCGGCCAATGCGACGATTCGGTCGGCTACTTCATCACCCCCACCGTGGTGCAGACGACCAATCCGAAGTTCAAGCTGATCTGCGAGGAGATCTTCGGCCCGGTGTTGACGATCTTTGTCTATCCCGACAACAAGCTCGATGACACGCTGGCGCAGTGCGACGTCGCCTCGCCGTATGCCCTGACCGGCGCGGTCTTCGCGCAGGACCGCTATGCCATCGCCAAGATGGCCCGCGCATTGACCTACACCGCCGGTAACTTCTACATCAATGACAAACCGACCGGCGCGGTGGTCGGGCAGCAACCGTTCGGCGGCGCCCGCGCCTCCGGCACCAATGACAAGGCCGGGAGCATGATCAACCTGTTGCGTTGGCTCTCCCCCCGCGCGGTGAAGGAGACCTTCGTCCCGCCCCGGGATTGGCGGTACCCGTTTTTGGGGTAG
- a CDS encoding NAD(P)H-hydrate dehydratase has product MTPIDLPPILTPEQMRAVDGRAIQGMGIPGLTLMEDAGRGIATRIRERLFDGECRDKRIGIVCGRGNNGGDGFVIARYLAEAGASVSIHLLGSIESLSGDARVNADRAIAMGLSPQPVNDSEQIPDFTAFDLLIDAIFGTGFCGPIDGVAAVVVAAMNRSGVRIVAVDTPSGLDGATGSVCDPTIKAHTTMTLAASKRGQWLWPGRGYVGHLETIDIGIPPEAFAAQGTSLALITEVFIRQSLPSRPPDGHKGTFGKALILGGSVGMSGAAALAANACMRAGVGLTYVGVPASLADLVDIKATEPVVLPLPEVRPRRVLARRGLGEIIKHMETVNAVAIGPGLSQHHETQELVRRLIVRRSKPTVLDADGLNACARDIAVLETACDVPLIITPHVGEMARLLGRETSDIAADREAAAREAASRFHCIAVMKGAPTFIAAPDGHVYLNPTGNSGMASGGVGDVLTGVIVSFLAQECGPLVAALLGVYIHGLAGDFAAADVGERSLVASDLIEALPEVLGYLECE; this is encoded by the coding sequence ATGACTCCGATCGATCTTCCACCCATTCTTACGCCCGAGCAGATGCGCGCCGTCGATGGACGCGCCATCCAGGGGATGGGCATTCCCGGCCTGACGCTGATGGAAGACGCCGGACGCGGCATCGCCACGCGCATCCGCGAACGTCTGTTCGATGGCGAATGCCGGGACAAGAGGATCGGGATCGTCTGCGGACGGGGGAACAACGGCGGCGACGGATTCGTGATCGCCCGTTATCTGGCTGAAGCGGGCGCATCGGTGAGCATCCACCTGCTCGGCTCGATCGAATCACTCTCCGGCGACGCCCGAGTGAACGCGGACCGGGCTATCGCGATGGGCCTGTCGCCGCAGCCGGTGAACGACTCTGAGCAGATCCCCGACTTCACTGCGTTCGACCTTCTGATCGATGCGATTTTCGGCACCGGTTTCTGTGGACCGATTGACGGTGTGGCGGCAGTGGTCGTTGCGGCCATGAACCGCTCCGGTGTGCGGATTGTCGCCGTGGATACACCGTCGGGTCTCGATGGCGCTACCGGCTCGGTCTGCGACCCGACGATCAAGGCCCACACGACCATGACTCTGGCGGCGAGCAAACGCGGCCAATGGCTTTGGCCGGGACGCGGGTATGTCGGACATCTGGAGACGATCGACATCGGCATTCCACCGGAGGCGTTCGCCGCGCAGGGGACTTCTCTGGCGCTGATCACCGAGGTGTTCATTCGGCAGTCGCTGCCGTCACGTCCCCCCGATGGCCACAAAGGGACATTCGGCAAGGCGCTGATCCTCGGCGGCTCGGTCGGGATGTCGGGGGCGGCAGCATTGGCGGCCAATGCCTGCATGCGTGCCGGAGTCGGATTGACCTATGTCGGCGTCCCCGCCTCGCTGGCCGATCTCGTCGACATCAAAGCCACTGAGCCGGTGGTACTGCCGTTGCCCGAAGTGCGTCCGAGACGTGTCTTGGCCCGACGCGGGCTCGGAGAGATCATCAAACATATGGAAACGGTCAATGCGGTCGCGATCGGTCCCGGCCTGTCGCAGCATCATGAGACACAGGAGTTGGTGCGGCGTCTGATTGTGCGTCGCAGCAAACCGACCGTCCTCGACGCCGATGGCCTCAATGCCTGCGCCCGCGATATAGCCGTTCTTGAAACCGCCTGCGACGTGCCGTTGATCATCACACCCCATGTCGGCGAAATGGCGCGCCTGCTGGGCCGGGAAACATCCGACATCGCCGCCGACCGCGAAGCCGCCGCACGTGAGGCCGCCTCACGATTCCATTGCATCGCGGTCATGAAGGGCGCGCCGACCTTCATCGCAGCGCCCGATGGACATGTCTACTTGAATCCCACCGGCAATTCGGGGATGGCCTCGGGCGGTGTCGGCGATGTCCTGACCGGGGTCATCGTCTCATTCCTGGCGCAGGAGTGTGGACCATTGGTCGCCGCGCTTCTCGGCGTCTACATCCACGGCCTCGCGGGTGATTTCGCCGCCGCCGATGTCGGCGAACGTTCGCTCGTCGCCTCGGATCTGATCGAGGCGCTGCCGGAGGTGCTGGGGTATCTGGAATGCGAGTAG
- a CDS encoding YfiT family bacillithiol transferase — translation MLTTQERQDMIARMRKLPEMLEAAVKGLNDQQLDTSYGEGKWTVRQVVHHVAEAHLMAFARVKIALTEDKPALPMYDQVKWTELPDARLAPIAPSLGIIRALHERWCGLWAMLPADAWQRGSVHARRGEMTIDDLLVLYADHGDKHVAQIVGLRAAKGW, via the coding sequence ATGCTCACCACCCAAGAACGCCAGGACATGATCGCGCGGATGCGCAAGCTGCCGGAGATGCTCGAAGCCGCCGTCAAGGGGCTGAACGATCAGCAGCTCGATACGTCATACGGCGAGGGGAAATGGACGGTGCGGCAGGTGGTGCACCATGTGGCCGAGGCGCACCTGATGGCGTTTGCGCGGGTCAAGATCGCGTTGACCGAGGACAAGCCGGCGCTGCCGATGTATGACCAGGTGAAATGGACCGAGCTCCCGGATGCCCGCCTGGCCCCGATTGCTCCCTCATTGGGGATCATTCGCGCTCTGCATGAACGCTGGTGCGGGCTTTGGGCTATGCTGCCTGCGGATGCCTGGCAACGGGGGTCGGTGCATGCCCGTCGCGGCGAGATGACGATTGATGATCTGCTCGTGCTATACGCCGACCATGGCGACAAACATGTCGCGCAGATCGTGGGCTTGCGCGCGGCGAAGGGATGGTAG
- a CDS encoding DUF4252 domain-containing protein yields MRHTNRKATLIVVAALPLLLSGCMRARQLEGIGQQIVWSCPEADFHRDVSLSLGPMSIGVLSWAAGLADDDEDVREARQYLRCIRSLQVVVYDIDGKIGDVRDLFPRRLQETLQDDDWELLVKSNEPDGQTWIHYREDNKGVVREMNIAALDRDEFVLVRISGNLNRLFEQALEDERPLTKLARKAGR; encoded by the coding sequence ATGCGGCACACAAACCGAAAGGCCACCTTGATCGTGGTGGCAGCTCTGCCCCTGTTGTTGTCCGGGTGCATGCGCGCGCGGCAGTTGGAAGGCATCGGTCAGCAGATCGTCTGGTCATGCCCCGAAGCGGATTTCCATCGGGATGTCTCCCTGTCGCTCGGGCCGATGTCGATCGGCGTGCTGTCTTGGGCGGCGGGTCTGGCCGACGACGATGAAGATGTGCGCGAGGCGCGGCAATACCTAAGGTGCATCCGCAGCCTGCAGGTCGTGGTCTATGACATCGACGGGAAGATCGGTGACGTGCGCGATCTGTTTCCCCGTCGGCTGCAGGAGACGCTCCAGGACGACGACTGGGAGCTGCTGGTCAAGTCCAATGAGCCCGACGGGCAGACCTGGATTCATTACCGCGAAGACAACAAAGGGGTTGTGCGGGAGATGAACATCGCCGCGCTGGACCGAGACGAATTCGTGCTCGTCCGCATATCGGGCAACCTCAATCGTCTCTTCGAGCAGGCGCTGGAGGACGAGCGCCCGCTGACCAAGCTGGCCCGCAAGGCGGGACGTTAG
- a CDS encoding sigma-70 family RNA polymerase sigma factor → MSGFQAMAEAWRDRIYSFAYYSLGSREEAEDVTQEVLVRLWQHWPTLSDGHTVPWLIRVARNACLDVHRRRQTRTAFAANHSDDCPVNPSPVADDPDAILERQEFRKQVETALHEIEEPYRSIVILREIETLSYAEIADALALPLNTVKVYLHRGRRRLRELLKEEYAHGTL, encoded by the coding sequence ATGAGCGGCTTCCAGGCGATGGCGGAAGCATGGCGGGATCGGATCTATAGTTTCGCCTACTACAGCTTGGGCAGCCGCGAAGAAGCCGAGGATGTCACGCAGGAGGTTCTGGTGCGGTTGTGGCAACATTGGCCGACGTTGTCGGATGGGCACACGGTTCCCTGGTTGATCCGGGTGGCGCGCAACGCCTGTCTCGATGTGCATCGTCGGCGCCAGACGCGCACCGCTTTTGCCGCCAACCACAGCGACGATTGCCCGGTCAATCCCTCCCCCGTGGCCGATGATCCCGACGCGATCTTGGAGCGTCAGGAATTCCGTAAGCAGGTGGAAACAGCATTACACGAGATCGAGGAACCGTACCGTTCCATTGTCATTCTGCGCGAGATCGAAACGCTCAGCTACGCCGAGATTGCCGACGCGCTGGCGTTGCCGCTCAATACGGTGAAGGTCTATCTGCACCGGGGGCGGCGTCGCTTACGCGAGTTGCTGAAAGAGGAATACGCCCATGGTACTCTCTGA
- a CDS encoding DUF4252 domain-containing protein gives MRVRVMATAALVLVAVSATAHAQQDYEKHPGYVDISALGIAGGQEPSVEIMLKGSLLRLLAGAAGDDDPGLKDVVQKLAGISVRVYPLDSAPGDEYEKKADALSKRLGSQGWETIVKVREPGERAYIAVKTVNDHIVGLVVLSLEKDDEIALVNIAGDIDLDRIGELGDDFHLSPLDSARLESRKSSKSKDH, from the coding sequence ATGAGAGTTAGAGTCATGGCCACTGCGGCGTTGGTGTTGGTCGCCGTGTCCGCCACGGCCCATGCGCAGCAGGACTATGAGAAGCACCCGGGGTACGTCGACATCAGCGCGCTGGGGATTGCCGGCGGTCAGGAGCCCTCGGTGGAGATCATGCTCAAAGGTTCCCTGCTTCGGCTGTTGGCCGGTGCCGCCGGCGACGATGATCCCGGATTAAAGGACGTCGTGCAAAAACTGGCCGGCATCAGCGTGCGCGTGTATCCCCTCGACAGCGCCCCCGGTGACGAGTACGAGAAGAAAGCCGATGCGCTCTCGAAGCGCCTGGGCAGTCAGGGTTGGGAGACGATCGTGAAGGTTCGCGAGCCGGGGGAACGCGCCTACATCGCCGTCAAGACGGTGAACGACCACATCGTGGGACTGGTCGTGCTGTCGCTGGAGAAGGACGATGAGATCGCCTTGGTGAACATCGCCGGCGACATCGATCTCGACCGGATCGGGGAACTGGGCGACGATTTCCATCTGTCGCCGCTCGACAGCGCGCGCCTCGAGTCGCGCAAGTCTTCGAAGTCGAAGGATCACTGA
- a CDS encoding DinB family protein, with product MPDRIRIALVKSLRGEHAHVKPLIALEALTAAQARQRPRRGLATIWEQLAHMVFWQDIMLARLRGEAPPYPKSAADGWPPMPPARDAVAEWADLVAHFANGLKTAQRFAKTTDLARIIRTKTKRTTVEQLIALAQHNSYHVGQIVTVRRMLGLWPPPSGGDTW from the coding sequence ATGCCCGATCGAATCCGCATCGCCTTGGTCAAATCGCTCCGGGGCGAGCACGCCCATGTTAAGCCGTTGATTGCCCTCGAAGCGCTGACGGCGGCGCAGGCGCGCCAGCGTCCCCGGCGGGGACTGGCCACGATCTGGGAGCAACTGGCCCACATGGTCTTTTGGCAGGACATCATGCTGGCGCGATTGCGTGGCGAAGCACCACCCTATCCCAAGTCCGCGGCCGACGGATGGCCGCCGATGCCGCCGGCACGCGATGCCGTTGCCGAGTGGGCCGACCTGGTAGCCCATTTCGCCAACGGTTTGAAGACAGCGCAGCGATTCGCGAAGACGACCGATCTGGCGCGCATCATTAGAACGAAGACCAAGCGCACCACGGTCGAGCAACTCATCGCCCTGGCACAGCACAATTCGTACCATGTCGGGCAGATCGTGACCGTGCGCCGGATGCTGGGTCTGTGGCCGCCGCCTTCGGGCGGGGATACGTGGTGA
- a CDS encoding zf-HC2 domain-containing protein, with protein MVLSDQQTRCAWVRDRLDPYVDCELPSAEAGAIAAHLSDCAECTAELALAQRTLDALHDLPVLSCPDAVVVEVGRRIGPEPSFWRRLWAGRLLRPALIGAVAVALVAATAIIGRYQSAAPPRLSAEEMAVARAEVKWALAIVSDVARRTEKTVRRELPDPRLLAPVRRTIEKKESNRDSQSRLQLEEEHYES; from the coding sequence ATGGTACTCTCTGATCAACAAACACGCTGCGCCTGGGTGCGCGATCGCCTCGATCCGTATGTCGATTGCGAGCTGCCGTCCGCCGAAGCCGGGGCCATCGCGGCACATCTTTCCGACTGCGCGGAATGCACGGCGGAATTGGCGCTGGCCCAACGGACACTCGATGCCTTGCACGACCTCCCGGTGCTGAGCTGTCCCGACGCGGTGGTCGTCGAGGTCGGACGGCGGATCGGGCCTGAGCCGTCGTTTTGGCGTCGCCTGTGGGCTGGACGCCTCTTGCGGCCGGCGCTGATCGGCGCCGTTGCGGTGGCGCTGGTGGCGGCGACCGCCATCATCGGACGCTACCAATCGGCGGCGCCGCCGCGATTGAGTGCCGAGGAGATGGCGGTGGCCCGGGCCGAAGTCAAGTGGGCACTGGCCATCGTCAGTGACGTCGCCCGCCGCACCGAGAAGACGGTGCGCCGGGAGCTTCCCGATCCGCGCCTGTTGGCGCCGGTGCGGCGCACCATCGAAAAGAAGGAAAGCAATCGCGATTCGCAGAGCCGTCTGCAGCTTGAGGAGGAACACTATGAGAGTTAG